A window of the Juglans microcarpa x Juglans regia isolate MS1-56 chromosome 5D, Jm3101_v1.0, whole genome shotgun sequence genome harbors these coding sequences:
- the LOC121266581 gene encoding protein FAR-RED-ELONGATED HYPOCOTYL 1-LIKE isoform X1: MNEATENPAEIYSIPLRPFLFPINISLLHFSFHLKKRLKDNIVNLNKKRKLQPEQLDLPKPKHKFCARSFACEPVSMFETNPGVESIFTNIKTEKTEGAAMDDESEPESAKDSSSFGGDSDPAMSPYATENLFEGPSPSSGNFDSGDLKDTDHSSGFRKDNLAFLIGERSTLHDGSRAFQNLDENLLEFSNEVDYSCSEYGNDSFEQLTDKDIEDVLYSNGVNPYKYVLSSGRWTVNQEAPSGTRKPTIDQEFEQYFSKLML; encoded by the exons CATTCCTCTCAGGCCTTTCTTGTTTCCTATAAATATTTCCTTGTTACACTTCAGCTTCCATCTCAAAAAGAGGCTGAAGGACAACATTGTTAACttgaacaagaaaagaaaattacagcCAGAGCAATTGGATTTGCCTAAACCAAAGCATAAATTCTGTGCTCGGAGCTTTGCTTGTGAACCAGTCTCTATGTTCGAAACAAATCCTGGAGTGGAGAGCATATTTACAAacataaaaactgaaaaaacagAGGGAGCAGCCATGGATGATGAGTCAGAACCTGAATCAGCAAAAGATAGCAGCAGTTTTGGTGGAGATTCCGACCCTGCCATGTCTCCGTATGCAACAGAGAACCTGTTCGAGGGGCCTTCCCCTTCATCTGGTAATTTTGACAGTGGCGACTTAAAGGATACTGACCACTCTTCTGGTTTCAGAAAAGACAACCTAGCATTTCTGATTGGAGAGCGTTCTACCCTTCATGATGGATCACGAGCATTTCAGAACCTTGATGAGAACCTCCTAGAATTCAGTAATGAAGTAGATTACTCTTGCTCGGAATATGGAAATGACAGCTTTGAACAACTTACAGATAAGGATATTGAAGATGTTCTCTATTCCAATGGGGTTAACCCATACAAGTATGTTCTTTCATCAGGAAGATGGACTGTAAACCAAG AGGCTCCATCAGGAACTAGGAAACCAACCATTGATCAAGAATTCGAGCAGTACTTTTCCAAGCTTATGCTGTAG
- the LOC121266581 gene encoding protein FAR-RED-ELONGATED HYPOCOTYL 1-LIKE isoform X2, which yields MNEATENPAEIYSFHLKKRLKDNIVNLNKKRKLQPEQLDLPKPKHKFCARSFACEPVSMFETNPGVESIFTNIKTEKTEGAAMDDESEPESAKDSSSFGGDSDPAMSPYATENLFEGPSPSSGNFDSGDLKDTDHSSGFRKDNLAFLIGERSTLHDGSRAFQNLDENLLEFSNEVDYSCSEYGNDSFEQLTDKDIEDVLYSNGVNPYKYVLSSGRWTVNQEAPSGTRKPTIDQEFEQYFSKLML from the exons CTTCCATCTCAAAAAGAGGCTGAAGGACAACATTGTTAACttgaacaagaaaagaaaattacagcCAGAGCAATTGGATTTGCCTAAACCAAAGCATAAATTCTGTGCTCGGAGCTTTGCTTGTGAACCAGTCTCTATGTTCGAAACAAATCCTGGAGTGGAGAGCATATTTACAAacataaaaactgaaaaaacagAGGGAGCAGCCATGGATGATGAGTCAGAACCTGAATCAGCAAAAGATAGCAGCAGTTTTGGTGGAGATTCCGACCCTGCCATGTCTCCGTATGCAACAGAGAACCTGTTCGAGGGGCCTTCCCCTTCATCTGGTAATTTTGACAGTGGCGACTTAAAGGATACTGACCACTCTTCTGGTTTCAGAAAAGACAACCTAGCATTTCTGATTGGAGAGCGTTCTACCCTTCATGATGGATCACGAGCATTTCAGAACCTTGATGAGAACCTCCTAGAATTCAGTAATGAAGTAGATTACTCTTGCTCGGAATATGGAAATGACAGCTTTGAACAACTTACAGATAAGGATATTGAAGATGTTCTCTATTCCAATGGGGTTAACCCATACAAGTATGTTCTTTCATCAGGAAGATGGACTGTAAACCAAG AGGCTCCATCAGGAACTAGGAAACCAACCATTGATCAAGAATTCGAGCAGTACTTTTCCAAGCTTATGCTGTAG